The nucleotide window TGTAACTTGCAACTGCAACGAGACACCCGCCGAATCGGAACACGCAGATCCGTGTTAACTGACGGCGTGATAGGCAGATCCTACACGCTTCGGTTCCGAGTACATTCTGACGGTGGGATACTTTGACCAAATTTAGAGGACAAAGCTATCCAGTCGGGCGATTTTAACCGAATCGTTTGGAATAAAATTTGGGTGAACATGGCAATCCCCTCAGGGAGGTAGACGAGTCCAATTATCGTATCCGAATTTGTAGTGTTTTTCTACAAACAGTATTAAACGGGGTGGGTGTCAATTCTCTAAGGAATGCCCCGTAAACAACACAGAAGGCGAATAGCCCTCACCGCCGGACTCGTCGGACTCATCCTGCTCGCAGGATGTCTCTCCGTTCCCGGTAGTTCGATATCTAACGCCGAGTCAGTCGGCGATCAAGTCCAAGCGCGTTACGACGCGATCGACCGATACGAAGCGACGGTGACGAAGACAGTACAGACCACCAGTGACACATCGTCTGTTCGGGCAACTGTGTCCGTCGATACGGCCGAATCTGCGCGTATCGAGTACCACACCGGCCCCCGTGCCGGAACAGTGGCGAACATCGACCTCTCGTCGGCGTCGCCCGCGCGCCCGTCACTCTCGACAAGCGTTCAGTCCGCAACAGATGGACAGGTGCCGACGTACGGCGCACTTGCCTCGGAACTCGTCCGAAGTAACAACGTGACTG belongs to Halogeometricum borinquense DSM 11551 and includes:
- a CDS encoding LolA family protein; the encoded protein is MPRKQHRRRIALTAGLVGLILLAGCLSVPGSSISNAESVGDQVQARYDAIDRYEATVTKTVQTTSDTSSVRATVSVDTAESARIEYHTGPRAGTVANIDLSSASPARPSLSTSVQSATDGQVPTYGALASELVRSNNVTVERTTVLDGRQTAVVSLVPNADETNGTAVSVERRVWVDTERLIPLRIETTWTGESGETVTETVRYTNVTLSEERENTSNSQVEASPRAGGVSA